In Hermetia illucens chromosome 1, iHerIll2.2.curated.20191125, whole genome shotgun sequence, one genomic interval encodes:
- the LOC119647103 gene encoding putative gustatory receptor 28b isoform X1, which produces MLPEFWKEIREPSDIYASLAPILQLTFLFGVTPFSISGRRGQRKLKITCLAVFIVFLNLFAIIGCYIKTVIDGESLVGYFIHTNISKLGNIIQLITGFFGISVIYSVCLRKWRELVIVLRNLAYIDEQLLSLGVLVKYKKLLYYTYRHFILKIFLTFIHVIISYGLLASVNVFPSFFAYMSFAYPHIITTTVAILFSCVTRLIDDRFVMINQVLVNMIEQFVNKTDVSRKKSIPFTREPSDKFMSWVTVLKTHDETIEEVAHIHDMLCDLATITNDFFTVQMLAITGIAFLIIVFDAYYVLGTYLGLASFRATAFIIFFSSQLILHAIEVCVIVHGSSEAVSQSQMTSIYVHKLLNLTKVESLKDILYKLSLQLIHRKVVFDAAGFFVLDRTLFFTICGATTTYLIILLQFSKENDTKLVIGDSTTTEATNASLIV; this is translated from the exons atgttACCGGAGTTTTGGAAGGAAATTCGTGAGCCCAGTGATATTTACGCGTCTTTAGCGCCCATCCTGCAGTTAACGTTCTTATTTGGTGTCACCCCTTTCAGCATAAGTGGACGAAGGggtcaaagaaaattgaagattacATGTTTGGCGGTGTTCATtgtatttttgaatttattcgcCATAATCGGGTGCTACATAAAGACAGTGATTGACGGTGAAAGCTTAGTAGGATATTTTATTCACACGAATATATCGAAACTAGGAAACATTATCCAATTGATTACAGGATTCTTCGGGATATCAGTTATTTATAGTGTATGCCTTCGCAAATGGCGCGAGTTGGTGATTGTTCTCCGCAATTTGGCCTACATCGACGAGCAATTATTATCGCTAGGTGTCTTGGTGAAATATAAGAAACTTTTATATTACACCTACAGACACTTTATCTTAAAGATATTTCTGACTTTTATACATGTGATCATAAGTTATGGATTGTTAGCCAGTGTCAATGTGTTCCCATCTTTTTTCGCGTACATGTCCTTCGCTTATCCACATATTATAACAACTACTGTAGCAATCCTGTTCTCGTGTGTGACACGATTAATAGATGATCGTTTCGTGATGATAAACCAA GTTCTGGTCAACATGATCGAGCAATTTGTTAACAAAACCGACGTAAGTCGTAAAAAATCAATTCCATTCACTCGAGAGCCATCCGATAAATTCATGTCGTGGGTGACCGTGTTGAAAACGCATGACGAAACAATCGAGGAGGTTGCACATATTCATGATATGCTGTGCGATTTAGCAACGATAACAAACGATTTTTTCACGGTTCAGATGCTCGCCATAACAGGAATTGCATTTCTGATTATTGTTTTTGATGCGTACTATGTGTTGGGAACATATCTTGGTTTGGCATCTTTTCGGGCAACTGCttttatcattttcttttcCAGTCAATTGATTCTGCATGCTATCGAGGTTTGTGTAATTGTTCATGGGAGCAGTGAAGCTGTTTCACAG AGTCAAATGACATCAATTTACGTCCATAAACTCCTAAACCTGACTAAGGTCGAAAGCCTGAAGGACATCTTATACAAACTCTCGCTTCAACTCATCCACAGAAAAGTTGTTTTCGATGCAGCTGGCTTTTTCGTTTTAGATAGAACACTATTTTTCACG ATATGTGGTGCTACGACAACGTATCTCATAATCCTACTGCAATTCAGCAAAGAAAACGACACGAAGCTTGTGATTGGGGACTCCACGACAACGGAGGCTACCAACGCAAGCCTCATCGTATAG
- the LOC119647103 gene encoding putative gustatory receptor 28b isoform X2: MLPEFWKEARDPSDIYASLSPLLFIAASSGITPLSMSGRKGFRKLKVTQFRLCVTFFNICVMIACYMQAILRNETIVGYFFDNEVSRIGNVLQLMSGIVVITVIYSVSMYKRHAIVGIVRNLANIDEQLLTLGVKVKYKKLLVYAYIHFVFQLTLNFVYLIGSYRLLTSMDIYPSASAYMTFFCPYIVTTVVVIMFSCIIKLISERFIVLNKVLVNMIEQFVNKTDVSRKKSIPFTREPSDKFMSWVTVLKTHDETIEEVAHIHDMLCDLATITNDFFTVQMLAITGIAFLIIVFDAYYVLGTYLGLASFRATAFIIFFSSQLILHAIEVCVIVHGSSEAVSQSQMTSIYVHKLLNLTKVESLKDILYKLSLQLIHRKVVFDAAGFFVLDRTLFFTICGATTTYLIILLQFSKENDTKLVIGDSTTTEATNASLIV; encoded by the exons ATGTTACCCGAATTTTGGAAAGAAGCGCGTGATCCCAGTGATATTTACGCATCTTTATCACCTCTTCTGTTTATAGCTGCCTCTTCTGGCATCACTCCTCTCAGCATGAGTGGTAGGAAGGGGTTTCGCAAGCTGAAAGTCACTCAGTTCAGGCTCTGTGTTacctttttcaatatttgtGTAATGATAGCGTGTTATATGCAGGCCATTTTGCGGAATGAGACAATTGTGGGATATTTTTTCGATAATGAAGTGTCCAGGATTGGAAATGTTTTACAGTTGATGTCCGGAATTGTTGTGATAACAGTCATTTACAGTGTATCGATGTACAAGAGACACGCTATTGTGGGAATCGTGCGGAATTTGGCCAACATTGATGAACAATTACTCACACTTGGTGTGAAAGTTAAATATAAAAAGTTGCTGGTTTATGCCTATATTCATTTTGTGTTTCAATTAACACTTAATTTCGTTTATCTGATTGGTAGTTATCGGTTACTCACTAGTATGGATATTTATCCTTCGGCTTCCGCGTACATGACGTTCTTCTGCCCATACATTGTAACGACTGTGGTAGTGATTATGTTCTCGTGCATTATAAAATTGATTAGCGAACGTTTCATTGTATTAAATAAA GTTCTGGTCAACATGATCGAGCAATTTGTTAACAAAACCGACGTAAGTCGTAAAAAATCAATTCCATTCACTCGAGAGCCATCCGATAAATTCATGTCGTGGGTGACCGTGTTGAAAACGCATGACGAAACAATCGAGGAGGTTGCACATATTCATGATATGCTGTGCGATTTAGCAACGATAACAAACGATTTTTTCACGGTTCAGATGCTCGCCATAACAGGAATTGCATTTCTGATTATTGTTTTTGATGCGTACTATGTGTTGGGAACATATCTTGGTTTGGCATCTTTTCGGGCAACTGCttttatcattttcttttcCAGTCAATTGATTCTGCATGCTATCGAGGTTTGTGTAATTGTTCATGGGAGCAGTGAAGCTGTTTCACAG AGTCAAATGACATCAATTTACGTCCATAAACTCCTAAACCTGACTAAGGTCGAAAGCCTGAAGGACATCTTATACAAACTCTCGCTTCAACTCATCCACAGAAAAGTTGTTTTCGATGCAGCTGGCTTTTTCGTTTTAGATAGAACACTATTTTTCACG ATATGTGGTGCTACGACAACGTATCTCATAATCCTACTGCAATTCAGCAAAGAAAACGACACGAAGCTTGTGATTGGGGACTCCACGACAACGGAGGCTACCAACGCAAGCCTCATCGTATAG